One segment of Toxoplasma gondii ME49 chromosome VI, whole genome shotgun sequence DNA contains the following:
- a CDS encoding Toxoplasma gondii family E protein (encoded by transcript TGME49_240360), with amino-acid sequence MKHLSAPNGKAATRCEDADGATGRQTDKRSYSDVLTHPSRTQPEPPKHRAAGRQQLGNAVAVPRHQKPSSARRQSATSRDASGERHHYPSGPRVPGRRPTNHFESIDRSASHRRAGARPSLPSRPPPKPPLPQISKVGFGASGTPVQRGASQGGTPSGSEKRDGGEPSKDVKGQGEDAGQPGASGGPLGGAGGGGRRPGDDERDDDKRKKGKGSSSGGGEKKKEEQEKKAKKERDQREEAKKESKPVDGREARGKEVKQGDGGLSSDSGKGSTGEKAGKKKAKKDRGRRAIEETVGDVTDAGVTSEATGGVPKEAEPQKDGEDRGVHGGGRGGEGPGSAGATETGDALQHDSGGIGSGSEDRDKSRSETAAREKQVSKRQKSSGGRRKKKGASVAPQTGQTTTGEAPRSAVDSEGGRAGPLAASDKNKAGTDEGGRDAKGDEDGEAATAGPRAGAQHTGEHGGETEVVGETVKVAEADEEGSDAASQREGLRAGARPKTS; translated from the coding sequence GTGATGTCCTGACACATCCTTCGCGGACGCAGCCGGAACCTCCGAAGCACAGAGCGGCAGGACGACAACAACTGGGGAACGCAGTGGCTGTGCCACGACATCAGAAACCGTCGTCTGCCCGTCGACAGTCCGCCACTAGCCGAGACGCCTCAGGTGAGCGACACCATTATCCCAGTGGACCTCGAGTGCCAGGACGAAGGCCCACCAACCACTTCGAAAGCATCGATCGTTCAGCTTCTCATAGGAGAGCAGGCGCGAGACCAAGCCTCCCCTCTAGGCCTCCACCAAAGCCTCCGCTGCCACAGATATCAAAAGTGGGTTTTGGCGCCTCAGGAACGCCCGTGCAACGGGGCGCCAGTCAGGGAGGGACGCCATCAGGGTCTGAGAAACGCGATGGTGGAGAGCCGTCGAAGGACGTCAAAGGACAGGGCGAGGATGCAGGGCAACCCGGTGCTAGCGGAGGGCCACTGGGGGGTGCTGGAGGGGGAGGGCGCCGGCCTGGCGACGACGAGCGGGACGACGACAAGCGGAAGAAGGGTAAGGGGTCGTCGAGCGGtggcggggagaagaagaaagaggagcaggagaagaaggcgaagaaggagagggatcaaagggaggaggcgaagaaggagagcaaacCGGTGGACGGTCGCGAGGCGAGGGGAAAAGAGGTGAAACAAGGAGATGGCGGCTTGAGCAGTGACTCAGGCAAAGGATCGACTGGTGAAAaggcggggaagaagaaggcgaaaaaagacaggGGCAGGCGGGCGATTGAAGAGACTGTCGGAGACGTTACTGATGCAGGGGTGACGAGTGAGGCGACGGGTGGGGTTccgaaagaagcagaaccgCAAAAGGACGGTGAGGACAGGGGTGTGCACGGTGGTGGCAGAGGAGGTGAAGGTCCAGGATCAGCTGGGGCGACTGAGACTGGAGATGCCCTGCAGCATGACTCAGGGGGTATTGGATCTGGGtccgaagacagagacaagagccGGTCTGAAACAGCAGCTCGTGAGAAGCAGGTCAGTAAGCGACAGAAGTCGAGTggaggaaggcggaagaagaaaggtgcTAGTGTTGCGCCACAGACAGGACAGACGACAACCGGAGAAGCCCCGAGGTCAGCTGTAGACTCAGAAGGGGGAAGGGCGGGACCGTTGGCCGCATCCGACAAAAACAAAGCAGGCACTGATGAAGGCGGAAGGGATGCAAAGGGAGATGAGGATGGAGAGGCCGCCACCGCGGGACCGCGGGCTGGGGCACAGCATACAGGAGAACACGGCggagagactgaagtggTGGGTGAGACGGTGAAGGTCGCTGAGGCGGACGAGGAGGGCAGTGACGCCGCCTCACAGCGGGAAGGTTTGCGAGCCGGAGCAAGACCGAAGACTTCATGA